Genomic window (Acidimicrobiales bacterium):
AGCACGAAGGCGCCGACGGCGGCGGCCGTGCTCAGCCCGTCGAGCGGGCCCTCGACGAGGAACCAGGCGAGGGCGATGGCGAGCGGGGTCACCACCAGGCAGTAGCGGGCGGCGTTGCCCAGCAGGGCGCGCAGCCGGCCGGGCTCGGCGGCCACCCGGCGGCCGACGGCCCACGGCAGGCCGAGGCCGAGGACCTGCCAGGCGAGGGTCCCGAACACCGTGCCGCTCGCCACCTCGCCGCGGCCGACCGGGCCGATCGCCCTGGCCACGAGCGGGCCGGTGATCAGGCCGAGCGGCGCGGCGAGGGCGATGGCGAAGGTCAGCCCGAGGACGGAGCCCCGGCGCCGGGCGTCGGGCGGGCGGGCGGCCACGGGGGCGTCAGGCGGCGGCGATGCCGTGGACGCAGGCCTCCACGTCGTCGGAGTGCTGGTACGCGTCGACCAGCGCGCCCCTCCGCCAGTCGACGAGCAGGATGCTGGCCGGCGCCAGGCCGACGAGGACCTCGTCGCCGAGCACCTGCTGGCCCCTGATGAACAGCGGATGGGCCCTCGCCTGGCCGATGCCGAGCTTGGCGACCACCCGCCGGGCCGTGAACGACACCATGTGCCGGCGCACGAGCGACTTCACCCAGCCGAACGACGTCAGCTCGATGCTGCGCACGGACCGCCGCCCGGCCAGGTCCCAGACCTCGACGGAGTGGCTGGTCGTGCCGCTGGTGAGCGCCGTCCCGTCGTCGAGGATCGTGAGGTTGTGCGCGCCCTTCAGGCGCCGGTCCTCGATGACGACCTCCTCGCGGTCGAGGTCGACGATCACGCCGGGGTGGGTGCAGAGGGCGTAGAGGTGGCCCTGCCACGGGCACACGGCGTTGAGGTGGAGGTGGCTGAAGTCCGACCGCTCGGGCCGCAGCAGCCACTTCTGGCGGTTGTCGGCGTCCTTGTCGATGTCGAGCGGGGTGACCCCGAGGCGGAGCTGGAGCGCCGGCGACTCCCGCGGCCAGCGGCTGTCGACCACGTCACCCTTGTCGAGGTCGACGAGCAGGGCGGCGTCGATGGCCGTCGCCGCCACCCACAGCCGCCCGTCGGGCAGCAGGTGGGTCTCGTGGATGCCGGCGAGCAGCGGGTGGGTGATCCGCCGCTCGGGCTCGAGGTCCCGGGAGAAGAACAAGAGCGTGTGGTACGAGCCGACCATCACGCCGTCGTCCACCAGCTGGACCCCCCGCCCGCCTCGCGCCCCGCCCCTCGGGTTCGGGTCCCGGACGGCCGGGTCGGTCGGCACGACCGGGACCTCGCCGAGCACCCGCTTGGCGTCCCAGTCGAGGCGCACGAGGGCGCCACCCCGTTCCAGCGGGGCGCCGCGGACCACGGTGCTGAAGTAGACCTCCACGTTCCTCCCGTCGGGGGACGCTCAGGCCCGGCCGGCCGCCGCCAGCGCGGGCGCGGGGCCGACGAGGTCGAGGTCCTCGAAGCTGTAGCCGAACCGCCGGGCCCTCGGCTCGAGGCGGTCGGCCAGCGCCCTGGCCCCCCGCCCCTTCCACCGCTGGGCCACGAGCTCCCGCCACATCGCGAAGTAGGGCTCGTTGGTGTCCCGCTTGATCGCCAGCCGGTTGGGCACCGGCTCCACCCCGACGAACTCGTGCACGCCGTGGAGGGCGGCGTCGGGGTCGGCCACGAAGCGCTCGAAGGGCAGCACCAGCACGCGCCGCAGGTGCGGGAGGTCGCCCTCGAACACCTCGTGCGCGTGGACCCAGTGCTCCATCACCTCGAGGAACCTCGTCCGCTTCGGCCGCCGGGTGAAGGTCGCGTACGTCACCCCCACCGGGTGGCGGGTGACGACGAGGAACCACGAGTCGGGGAACAGCGCCTGGAGGAACCGGGCCTTGGTGAGGTTGGGCGGCGACTTCTCCATGAGGACCGGCCGGGACAGGTCCCAGTGGCGGGACCACTCCTCGAACATGCGCCCGGCGTTCTCCGGCGTGGCGAGCGGGCTGTCCTCGGTCAGGTGGGACTGCGGGTCGAAGGCGAACTTGCCGGGGCCGCCGTAGACCCGGGCGACCGGGTAGACGGACTGGAGGAACTGCCCTTCGTCCTCCCGCTCCCCGGTGTCGCGGAACCCGCTGATCGCCGGGTGCTCGCGCAGGGCGTTGGTGACGATCGTCGTCCCGCTGCGGTGCAGGCCGCACACGAACAGGAAGCGCCGGCCCTCGGGGCCACCCGTCGCGTTCACCTCCCGGCCACTCCCGTCACCCTCCATGGTCGGGTGCGGAGGGTACTCGCGGGAGGCGCCAGGACCGGTGCGGGGGTCCGCCGTCGCTGTCACACCCCGTGCGTACTGTGACGCCATGGCGTTGCCGGTGCCGAGGACCCTCTCCCCCTCGAAGGTCGCCGCGTTCACCGACTGCGCCCTCGCCTTCCGGTTCTCGGCCATCGAGCACCTGCCCGAGGCCCCCTCCGTCGCCGCCACCAGGGGCACGCTCGTCCACGCCGCCCTCGAGCGCCTGTTCTGCCGGCCGCCCGAGGAGCGGGTGCCGGCCGCCGCCGACGCCTGCCTGGCCGAGGCGCTGGCCTCCCTGCGCGACGACCCCGAGCTGGTCGCCCTCGGGCTCGACGAGGAGGGCGAGGCCGCGTTCGTGGCCGAGGCGGGCGAGCTGCTGGCCAGGTACTTCCGCATCGAGGACCCGAGGACCGTGCGCCCGATCGGCCTGGAGCTGCGGCTGGAGGCCGAGGTCGGCGGGGTACGGCTCCGGGGCGTGATCGACCGGTTGGAGCTGGACGAGGACGGCGAGCTCGTCGTCACCGACTACAAGACCGGCGCCGTGCCCGGCGTGCGCCAGGAGCAGGCCCGCCTCGGCGGCGTCCACTTCTACGCCCTGCTCTGCGAGGAGTTCTTCGGCCGCCGGCCGTCCCGGGTGCAGCTGCTCTACCTGCGGGAGCCGGTGGCGATCATCGCCCGGCCGTCGGCCCAGTCCACGAAGGGCTGGCGGGGCAAGGTGGCCGCCGTGTGGCGGGCCGTCGAGCGGGCCTGCGCCACCGAGGACTTCCGCCCCCGGCCGTCGCACGTGTGCGAGTGGTGCTCGTTCCGCACCTGGTGCCCGGCCTGGGGCGGCGACCCGGCGGCGGCGAGGGCCGAGCTCCTCGCCGGCCAGCCCCCGCTCCCGCTGACGGCAACGACGTCGCCCCCCGCGGAGCCGGCCGCCCCCGGCGCCGCCGTGCCCGTGCCCGCCGCCATGCCCGTCCCGGTCGC
Coding sequences:
- a CDS encoding PD-(D/E)XK nuclease family protein → MALPVPRTLSPSKVAAFTDCALAFRFSAIEHLPEAPSVAATRGTLVHAALERLFCRPPEERVPAAADACLAEALASLRDDPELVALGLDEEGEAAFVAEAGELLARYFRIEDPRTVRPIGLELRLEAEVGGVRLRGVIDRLELDEDGELVVTDYKTGAVPGVRQEQARLGGVHFYALLCEEFFGRRPSRVQLLYLREPVAIIARPSAQSTKGWRGKVAAVWRAVERACATEDFRPRPSHVCEWCSFRTWCPAWGGDPAAARAELLAGQPPLPLTATTSPPAEPAAPGAAVPVPAAMPVPVAVAGPAVPVPAPVSGPDVRRDRAPVPAAVAGPVPAAVAGPAVPGVSAPAPAPAPVPVPVAGPAVPRDAAPLSAAVPVPVPIAGPAVPGQGGTAPDPAGERELTRT
- a CDS encoding sulfotransferase, with product MEGDGSGREVNATGGPEGRRFLFVCGLHRSGTTIVTNALREHPAISGFRDTGEREDEGQFLQSVYPVARVYGGPGKFAFDPQSHLTEDSPLATPENAGRMFEEWSRHWDLSRPVLMEKSPPNLTKARFLQALFPDSWFLVVTRHPVGVTYATFTRRPKRTRFLEVMEHWVHAHEVFEGDLPHLRRVLVLPFERFVADPDAALHGVHEFVGVEPVPNRLAIKRDTNEPYFAMWRELVAQRWKGRGARALADRLEPRARRFGYSFEDLDLVGPAPALAAAGRA